The following proteins are co-located in the Pseudomonas fluorescens genome:
- a CDS encoding tail assembly protein, which produces MQASAINYQPMTTIRLHGQLRQFGKSFRLAVKSPAEAIKALCVQIPGFERFLSNAKSRGLEFAVFRDKRNIGEKELSYNGAGDIRIAPVVVGSKRGGILQTIVGAILIVVGVIFSATPFGTPLIGAGIGLVAGGVIQMLSPQAGGLKTSAAPENTPGYAFGSAKNTTASGNPVPLCYGKRRVGGAIISAAIYAEDQM; this is translated from the coding sequence ATGCAGGCATCAGCGATCAACTACCAACCCATGACGACAATTCGCCTGCATGGGCAGCTCCGACAGTTCGGAAAGTCCTTCAGGCTCGCGGTGAAATCGCCGGCGGAGGCGATCAAAGCGCTATGCGTGCAGATACCTGGATTCGAGCGGTTTCTTTCGAATGCCAAGTCGCGCGGCCTTGAGTTCGCGGTGTTTCGCGATAAGCGCAATATCGGGGAGAAGGAGCTGAGCTACAACGGTGCCGGCGACATCCGCATTGCGCCCGTGGTCGTAGGCAGCAAGCGCGGCGGTATTCTTCAGACCATCGTCGGCGCGATCTTGATTGTCGTGGGGGTTATTTTCTCGGCAACTCCGTTCGGCACCCCGTTAATTGGGGCAGGCATCGGCCTTGTCGCCGGCGGCGTCATCCAGATGCTCAGCCCACAGGCCGGAGGCCTCAAGACCAGCGCCGCACCAGAGAACACGCCCGGCTACGCCTTCGGTAGCGCCAAGAACACCACTGCTTCCGGTAACCCGGTCCCGCTTTGCTACGGCAAGCGGCGAGTAGGTGGGGCAATCATCAGTGCTGCCATTTACGCCGAAGACCAGATGTAA
- a CDS encoding phage minor tail protein L, with protein sequence MALITDIQKLEPGGEIRLFEIDGTEYGADYLRFHGHAIPHTPEELLAYEGSEEELPAKSIIWQGQEYAAWPVQIEGISSSSDGTASRPTFAAANVNGRVTALCLAFEDMLKFKLTVRETLAQYLDAANFPEGNPTANPTQEALEIWYIDQKTSEDGEAVVWELSSPGEIDNHGLPGRQMTTFCHWAMTNGYRGPDCGYTGTAMFDDEDNPTDDPAKDQCKGCLSSCKLRFGENNELSFGGFPAVSLIARS encoded by the coding sequence ATGGCACTGATCACGGACATCCAGAAACTGGAGCCCGGCGGCGAGATTCGCCTGTTCGAAATTGACGGTACCGAATACGGCGCCGATTACCTGCGCTTCCACGGTCATGCTATCCCGCACACGCCAGAGGAATTGCTGGCCTACGAGGGCTCAGAAGAGGAACTGCCCGCCAAGTCGATTATCTGGCAGGGCCAGGAGTACGCGGCCTGGCCGGTGCAGATTGAGGGTATCTCCTCGAGCAGCGACGGCACCGCCTCTCGGCCGACTTTCGCTGCCGCCAACGTCAACGGGCGCGTCACGGCGTTGTGCCTGGCCTTCGAGGATATGCTCAAGTTCAAGCTGACTGTCCGCGAGACGCTGGCCCAGTACCTAGACGCCGCCAATTTCCCCGAGGGCAACCCAACCGCCAATCCGACCCAGGAGGCGCTGGAGATCTGGTACATCGACCAGAAAACCAGCGAGGACGGCGAGGCGGTGGTCTGGGAGCTGTCGTCCCCGGGTGAGATCGACAACCATGGACTTCCCGGGCGCCAGATGACGACGTTCTGCCACTGGGCCATGACCAATGGTTACCGAGGGCCGGACTGCGGCTACACCGGCACGGCCATGTTCGACGATGAAGACAACCCCACGGATGATCCGGCCAAGGATCAGTGCAAGGGCTGCCTGTCGTCCTGCAAGTTGCGATTCGGCGAGAACAACGAACTCTCCTTCGGCGGATTCCCCGCCGTCTCCCTGATTGCCCGGAGCTGA
- a CDS encoding lysis system i-spanin subunit Rz has protein sequence MTPVQKLAGMVLLILVLMAVSAGTAWQAQGWRLGKQLAEQLTEQGAAHQKDLDAITSEAWRQQQAEQDMRMATEHQLATQDQQHTKELSDAQRNQARLRDQLATADVRLSVLLAEDPTSGCNVPTAPGAVGVVHAARRAQLDPAHAQRIIAITDDGDNGLIALRACQAYVRAVAH, from the coding sequence GTGACGCCGGTGCAGAAGCTGGCCGGGATGGTGCTGCTGATCCTGGTACTGATGGCGGTATCTGCTGGCACTGCCTGGCAGGCGCAGGGTTGGCGCCTTGGCAAGCAACTCGCCGAGCAGCTCACGGAGCAAGGTGCAGCGCATCAGAAAGACCTTGACGCAATCACCAGTGAGGCCTGGCGTCAGCAGCAGGCCGAGCAAGACATGCGCATGGCCACCGAGCATCAGCTCGCCACCCAGGACCAACAACACACCAAGGAATTATCCGATGCCCAGCGCAACCAGGCTCGCCTGCGTGACCAGCTTGCTACTGCTGATGTCCGGCTGTCAGTCCTCCTTGCCGAGGATCCAACCAGTGGCTGCAACGTGCCTACCGCCCCCGGCGCCGTCGGCGTGGTTCATGCAGCCCGTCGAGCCCAACTTGACCCAGCGCATGCGCAACGAATTATCGCCATCACCGACGATGGGGATAACGGACTGATCGCGTTGCGTGCGTGCCAGGCGTATGTCAGGGCTGTGGCCCACTGA
- a CDS encoding DUF4236 domain-containing protein, whose protein sequence is MALRIRKSIKIAPGVKINLSKSGISTSLGVKGATVNLSKRGTRVTTGIPGTGISSSTLYKSKAGKVEPANPREYSKTEWVLAWILGEILAIVGWAKLDEGASILCAMLAIAIPAGLFLYYRSKRSL, encoded by the coding sequence ATGGCCCTTAGAATCAGGAAGAGCATCAAAATCGCCCCTGGCGTGAAGATCAACCTTAGCAAGAGCGGTATCAGCACCTCTCTGGGCGTGAAGGGTGCAACTGTAAATCTCAGCAAGCGCGGCACTCGCGTCACCACGGGAATTCCTGGAACCGGTATTTCGAGTTCGACGCTTTACAAGTCGAAAGCCGGGAAGGTAGAACCAGCAAATCCACGTGAATACTCGAAGACGGAATGGGTTTTGGCGTGGATCCTGGGGGAAATTCTGGCGATTGTTGGATGGGCCAAGCTTGATGAGGGTGCAAGCATTTTGTGCGCGATGCTGGCAATAGCAATACCGGCCGGCTTGTTCCTTTACTACCGCTCGAAGCGTAGCCTGTGA
- the gpJ gene encoding TipJ family phage tail tip protein — protein MGAAREIDIHGAKGGEDKPKTPTEAPDSLRSVAIAKILIAVGEGEFEGTPTGKDIYLDNTPLQDPQGNMNFPNVKWEWRTGAVDQSYIQGIPSVENETTISTELRSGTPWVRAITNTQLSAVRVRFAWPALQSVDAGGNINGYAIGYKVELATDGGAYQEVLNEAVSGKTTSLYERTRRIDLPKATTGWLMRITRLTANQNNNKISDTMQIAGFTEVIDAKIRYPNTALLYIEFSAEQFRSIPAVTVETKLKKMQVPSNYDPVSRAYSGVWDGTFKQAWTDNAVWMTYDITTADRFGLGRRIKPWMVDKWELYRISQYCDQLVPDGKGGQEPRFICNLNLQSKSDAWSLLRDISAIYRGMTYWAQGQVFTLADMPRATDFDFAYTRANVIDGRFTYSSASERTRYTRALVSYDNPLNNYDTDVTAVTDQKLQRRYGDNPLEISAIGCTRESEAQRRGKWALLTNSKDRAVTFKVGLDGRIPLPGYVIPIADELLAGRPVGGRISAVSGRVITLDRDTQAQPGDRLILNLPDGKCEGRTVQLVSGRKVTVTVAYSLTPEAELVWALDADDLAIPLYRVVSVARPEPGVFEISAVQYDPSKFAHIDTGARLEERPISVIPVTVVPPPASVTLTSSYAVNQGIAISTMNISWPAVNGAVAYDVEWRKDSGNWIKVQRTGSTSVDVTGIYSGAYMARVRSVSAFEISSIWKSSNLTNLQGKVGLPPAVSFLRTTSELFGISIKWGFPAGAEDTQRTELWYGPANNLQAATKLADLAYPQADYRMQQLLAGATLFFWARLVDRTGNIGPVYPVVNGVMGQASSDAGPILEQIKGQINETSLGKTLNDRINLVDGNGPGSVNSRINTAKQELEGLIDQIVDALEYVPGKAYALNDIVRVGQHLYQANGPVPANNPPPNATYWTDIGTVTQTVNALVTQVQQNSATINQHGQDISAQASQLNAVRTTVNNPVTGVNATASGLSTLKTSVTTLDGKVTTTAQRVDGIYLQVNPPMQGDDSALMGSEAAYVGVWSTQSALIEGDLVQGQKTESVEVKVAANAAAVAAEQTARISGEGVLASSIETLKTSVGGNTLAIETNATAIQTVDGKVTANWTVRLQYEAATGLYKYAGIGLGLENGPGGLQSQFIIDADRFAIGQAGIVPFAIQGGQTFIKAAFIQDGTITNAKIGNYIQSNNYVAGTSGWKLFFDGTFEINGVVPGQGRSMMTNRSLRFWDVNGVKRVQIGDLSE, from the coding sequence ATGGGCGCAGCACGCGAGATTGATATCCACGGCGCCAAGGGCGGCGAAGATAAACCAAAGACGCCAACGGAAGCCCCGGATAGCTTGCGCTCCGTTGCCATCGCCAAAATTCTGATCGCGGTGGGCGAGGGTGAATTCGAAGGCACGCCCACGGGCAAGGACATTTACCTCGACAACACGCCGCTGCAAGACCCCCAGGGCAACATGAATTTCCCGAACGTGAAGTGGGAGTGGCGCACCGGTGCTGTGGATCAGTCGTACATCCAGGGCATTCCGTCGGTCGAGAACGAGACCACGATCAGCACTGAGTTGCGCAGCGGCACCCCGTGGGTAAGAGCGATCACCAATACGCAGCTTTCGGCTGTGCGCGTTCGCTTCGCCTGGCCGGCGCTCCAGTCGGTGGATGCCGGCGGCAACATCAACGGTTACGCGATCGGCTACAAGGTCGAGCTGGCTACTGATGGCGGCGCTTATCAGGAGGTTCTGAATGAGGCCGTGTCGGGAAAGACCACGAGCCTTTACGAGCGCACCCGTCGGATCGATCTGCCCAAGGCAACCACCGGATGGCTGATGCGCATCACTCGCCTGACGGCCAACCAAAACAACAACAAAATCTCCGACACGATGCAGATTGCCGGCTTCACAGAGGTGATCGACGCCAAGATTCGTTACCCGAATACCGCGCTTCTCTACATCGAATTCTCGGCCGAGCAGTTCCGCAGCATTCCGGCCGTTACCGTTGAGACCAAGCTCAAGAAGATGCAGGTGCCGAGCAACTACGACCCGGTGTCGCGCGCATACTCGGGCGTTTGGGATGGCACCTTCAAGCAAGCCTGGACCGACAACGCTGTCTGGATGACCTACGACATCACCACTGCCGACCGCTTCGGCCTTGGCCGCCGCATAAAGCCGTGGATGGTGGACAAGTGGGAGCTGTATCGGATCTCGCAGTACTGCGACCAGTTGGTGCCGGACGGGAAGGGTGGCCAGGAGCCTCGCTTCATCTGCAACCTGAATCTGCAAAGCAAGTCTGATGCCTGGTCGCTGCTGCGCGATATCTCGGCTATTTACCGTGGCATGACCTACTGGGCTCAGGGCCAAGTCTTCACGCTGGCGGACATGCCGCGCGCGACCGACTTTGACTTCGCTTATACCCGTGCGAACGTCATTGACGGCAGGTTCACCTACTCCAGCGCATCGGAGCGCACCCGCTATACCAGAGCGCTGGTCAGTTACGACAACCCGTTGAACAACTACGACACCGATGTCACGGCGGTGACCGACCAAAAGCTGCAGCGGCGTTACGGCGACAATCCGCTCGAGATCAGCGCAATCGGCTGCACCCGCGAATCCGAGGCTCAGCGCCGCGGTAAGTGGGCGCTGCTCACAAACTCCAAGGATCGGGCGGTCACCTTCAAGGTCGGCCTCGACGGGCGCATTCCGCTGCCTGGCTACGTGATCCCGATCGCGGACGAACTGCTGGCCGGGCGGCCGGTGGGCGGGCGCATCTCGGCTGTGAGCGGCAGGGTCATAACCCTGGACCGCGACACCCAGGCCCAGCCCGGCGACCGGCTCATCCTAAACCTGCCTGATGGCAAGTGTGAGGGGCGGACCGTGCAACTGGTGAGTGGCCGGAAAGTCACGGTGACCGTGGCTTATTCCCTTACGCCCGAAGCTGAACTGGTGTGGGCGCTGGATGCCGACGACTTGGCGATCCCGCTGTATCGGGTCGTGAGCGTGGCCCGGCCAGAGCCTGGCGTGTTCGAGATCTCGGCGGTGCAGTACGACCCAAGCAAGTTCGCGCACATCGACACCGGCGCGCGCCTGGAAGAACGTCCAATCAGCGTTATCCCGGTCACCGTTGTTCCGCCGCCGGCCAGCGTCACGCTGACGTCGAGTTACGCCGTGAACCAGGGTATTGCGATCAGCACCATGAACATCTCGTGGCCTGCTGTTAACGGCGCGGTCGCCTATGACGTGGAGTGGCGCAAGGACAGCGGCAACTGGATCAAGGTACAGCGCACAGGCTCGACGAGTGTCGACGTCACCGGTATTTACTCGGGCGCCTATATGGCCCGTGTGCGGTCGGTGAGCGCCTTCGAAATATCGTCGATCTGGAAGAGCTCGAACCTGACCAATTTGCAAGGCAAGGTCGGCCTGCCGCCGGCGGTATCGTTCCTGCGCACTACCAGCGAGCTCTTCGGGATCAGCATCAAGTGGGGCTTCCCTGCTGGCGCCGAGGACACGCAACGCACCGAACTCTGGTATGGCCCTGCGAACAACTTGCAGGCGGCAACCAAGCTGGCCGACCTGGCCTACCCGCAGGCCGACTACCGCATGCAGCAGCTGCTGGCGGGCGCAACGTTGTTCTTTTGGGCGCGCCTTGTGGACCGCACCGGCAACATAGGTCCGGTCTACCCGGTGGTGAATGGTGTGATGGGCCAGGCCAGTTCGGACGCTGGGCCGATCCTTGAACAGATCAAGGGCCAGATCAACGAAACGTCGCTTGGGAAGACGCTCAACGACCGTATCAACCTTGTCGACGGCAATGGCCCGGGTTCGGTGAACAGCCGAATCAACACGGCCAAGCAGGAACTGGAAGGCCTGATTGATCAGATCGTGGACGCGCTGGAGTACGTTCCCGGCAAGGCCTACGCCTTGAACGACATCGTTCGCGTAGGGCAGCACCTGTACCAGGCAAACGGCCCGGTACCGGCAAACAACCCGCCGCCGAACGCAACCTACTGGACTGACATCGGCACGGTGACGCAGACGGTAAACGCCCTGGTGACGCAGGTTCAGCAGAACTCGGCGACGATCAATCAGCACGGTCAGGACATCAGCGCCCAGGCGTCGCAGTTGAATGCGGTGAGAACGACGGTAAACAATCCAGTCACCGGCGTGAATGCTACGGCCAGCGGCCTGAGCACGCTCAAGACCTCGGTAACCACGCTCGACGGGAAGGTCACCACTACGGCGCAGCGGGTCGACGGCATATATCTGCAGGTCAATCCACCGATGCAGGGCGACGATAGCGCGCTGATGGGTTCCGAAGCGGCCTACGTTGGGGTCTGGTCCACTCAGTCAGCATTGATCGAGGGGGATCTCGTCCAGGGGCAGAAAACCGAGTCCGTCGAGGTGAAGGTGGCGGCGAACGCCGCGGCAGTAGCCGCCGAGCAAACCGCAAGGATCAGCGGCGAGGGCGTGCTCGCCTCCAGCATCGAGACGCTGAAGACCTCGGTGGGTGGTAACACCTTGGCCATTGAGACCAATGCCACGGCCATTCAAACCGTAGACGGCAAGGTCACGGCAAATTGGACTGTGCGGTTGCAGTACGAAGCCGCGACCGGCCTCTACAAGTACGCGGGTATCGGGCTTGGGTTGGAGAACGGGCCGGGCGGCCTGCAGTCGCAGTTCATCATCGACGCCGACCGGTTCGCCATCGGGCAGGCCGGTATCGTGCCGTTCGCGATACAGGGTGGGCAGACGTTCATCAAGGCGGCATTCATCCAAGACGGCACCATCACCAACGCCAAGATCGGAAACTACATCCAGTCCAATAATTACGTTGCAGGCACCAGTGGATGGAAGCTTTTCTTCGACGGTACTTTTGAAATTAACGGTGTCGTACCTGGGCAGGGCCGCTCAATGATGACTAATAGATCTCTACGCTTCTGGGATGTAAATGGAGTTAAGAGAGTTCAGATAGGTGATCTAAGCGAATGA
- a CDS encoding tail fiber domain-containing protein has translation MARQEINLGATPTGVGGDTTRSTGVKINAMTTEIYTALGAPSGPIPAGLPINKGGTGVTDGRAIFSEVGVQLASGRYNVQGLYMGWNAAGLGEGHFIVNKGNGDGGFTWRTVNGANTQTGPSMTYSSDGVLKMPTVSATVGAFGTLSVTNEVNVALPVRGIRCRTGVNGAYSPTSYNFNWTGSNVDVYIDATYVGTMTLFGSDYRFKKYIKDAPKASYLDRIDAYRIVTYQRKSFGDVFKGDDVVYQGLIAHEAQLVNPLAVTGEKDGVGDDGSPRVQQLEPMALITDLMGAIKELRAEVAALKAVQA, from the coding sequence ATGGCTAGACAAGAGATTAACCTTGGTGCAACCCCGACGGGGGTTGGCGGGGATACCACTCGCAGCACTGGCGTAAAAATTAATGCCATGACCACCGAGATTTACACGGCCCTCGGCGCACCGAGCGGACCTATTCCTGCAGGCCTTCCCATTAACAAGGGCGGCACAGGTGTTACTGATGGCCGCGCAATATTCAGCGAAGTAGGCGTTCAGTTGGCATCAGGCCGGTACAACGTCCAAGGTTTGTATATGGGCTGGAATGCTGCCGGGCTGGGGGAGGGGCATTTCATTGTAAACAAAGGCAATGGTGACGGTGGTTTCACTTGGCGTACAGTAAACGGTGCTAATACCCAAACAGGTCCATCAATGACCTACTCATCAGATGGTGTACTAAAAATGCCGACAGTGAGCGCAACAGTCGGCGCTTTCGGCACGCTTAGCGTGACCAATGAGGTCAATGTGGCCTTGCCTGTTCGTGGCATTCGCTGCCGAACCGGAGTTAACGGTGCGTACAGCCCAACGTCTTACAACTTCAACTGGACAGGCTCCAACGTTGACGTCTATATCGATGCCACTTACGTAGGCACCATGACACTGTTCGGCTCTGACTACCGTTTCAAGAAATACATCAAGGATGCGCCAAAAGCCTCCTACCTTGATCGTATCGATGCTTACCGGATCGTCACCTACCAGCGAAAATCTTTCGGCGATGTGTTCAAAGGGGATGACGTCGTTTACCAAGGCCTGATCGCGCATGAGGCGCAGTTGGTGAACCCGCTTGCCGTGACCGGTGAGAAAGACGGTGTAGGCGATGACGGCAGTCCACGGGTTCAGCAGCTCGAGCCAATGGCGCTAATCACCGATTTGATGGGCGCAATCAAGGAGCTGCGCGCGGAGGTCGCTGCGCTGAAGGCTGTTCAGGCATAA
- a CDS encoding C40 family peptidase — protein MRKHIVAAIQAHAAAQYPKECCGLLLAVGRAQKYLPCQNVAAEPNEEFRLDPEDYAAAEDLGEVIGIVHSHPDATSRPSPHDLAMCEATALPWHILSWPEGDMRTITPTGSTPLLKRPFVHAAWDCWQVCADWYKREWGIEFEAFQRTDGWWESAENASLYEQHYLAAGFVRVDRPQRGDMIVMQVGRTVHPNHAGIYLGTDPSLPGEDSGVFGPGPFLLHHLYGRPSEIIVYGGPWSDRARLILRQTK, from the coding sequence ATGCGCAAGCACATTGTTGCAGCCATCCAGGCGCACGCGGCGGCGCAGTACCCGAAAGAGTGCTGCGGACTGCTGCTGGCCGTTGGGCGGGCGCAGAAGTACCTCCCGTGCCAAAACGTCGCCGCGGAGCCGAACGAAGAGTTCCGGCTCGATCCTGAGGACTACGCCGCGGCGGAAGACTTGGGCGAGGTGATCGGCATAGTCCACTCGCACCCGGACGCCACCAGCAGGCCCTCACCGCATGACTTGGCCATGTGTGAGGCCACGGCTTTGCCATGGCACATCCTGTCTTGGCCCGAGGGCGACATGCGCACGATAACTCCCACGGGCAGCACGCCGCTGCTCAAACGGCCGTTCGTACACGCTGCATGGGACTGCTGGCAGGTCTGCGCAGATTGGTATAAGCGGGAATGGGGGATTGAGTTCGAGGCCTTCCAGCGCACTGATGGTTGGTGGGAGAGTGCGGAGAACGCCAGCCTGTATGAGCAACATTACTTGGCAGCCGGCTTTGTGCGCGTTGATCGACCGCAACGCGGTGACATGATCGTAATGCAGGTTGGCCGGACAGTTCATCCGAATCACGCTGGTATTTACCTTGGCACCGATCCGTCACTGCCTGGTGAGGATTCAGGTGTTTTCGGCCCAGGCCCGTTCCTGTTGCACCACCTGTACGGCAGGCCGTCCGAGATCATTGTCTACGGCGGCCCTTGGTCAGATAGAGCTAGGCTGATATTAAGGCAAACCAAATAA
- a CDS encoding phage tail protein → MAIERFTWATEKGAEGEITQRVRTKKFGDGYEQSVEDGLNNQSESWPVTFTGMGARILEIRKFLDRHKGAKGFLWTPPLGELGLYKCNGYKPVHRGGQVYAITATFQQTFHP, encoded by the coding sequence ATGGCAATCGAACGATTTACATGGGCGACGGAGAAGGGCGCGGAAGGGGAGATTACCCAGCGCGTCCGGACCAAAAAGTTCGGCGATGGCTATGAGCAGTCGGTCGAGGATGGACTGAACAATCAGTCGGAATCCTGGCCGGTGACGTTTACCGGTATGGGCGCGCGAATCCTGGAGATCAGGAAGTTCCTCGACAGGCATAAAGGGGCAAAAGGCTTTCTCTGGACGCCGCCCCTCGGCGAGCTTGGTCTCTACAAGTGCAACGGCTACAAGCCAGTGCACCGCGGCGGCCAGGTCTACGCCATCACCGCGACTTTCCAGCAAACCTTTCATCCCTGA
- a CDS encoding methyl-accepting chemotaxis protein, protein MNVRTMNLAPRSATFFSLIVLVVFALGIVAVMQMGKLRESEQDVETNWMASIREIGKMQSGILRLRLESIRITVTTDEQQRQTRIASLSGYRSTLHNTISNYEPLVIGPAERELYQPVASDVQQYFKLLDELEPLLRSGDNAAAIVLINTRISPMTNTLQDKLTKLTDFNDEGAKRAGLDAASTYSNGVSLVIGLLAVTVILTVVLAAVLTRSITSPISEALAVAERIAGSDLSQEIGISGRDEAGRLLAALARMQSNLRETIARIADSSTQLASASEEMTAVTEDASRGLVRQNDEVNQAATAVTEMSAAVDEVARNAEAAAQSSRESMEFTRSGIENVAQTLKAIESLASNVSSTGEQVKALSGRAQDISKVVEVIRAIAEQTNLLALNAAIEAARAGEQGRGFAVVADEVRALAHRTQQSTQEIEQMISAIQADSTQAVSAMNVSAQMASSSISVAQNADLSLKQIAGTITQINERNLLIATASEEQAQVAREADQNLTSIRELSVQSSAGASQTASACAEMANLAIELNHLVARFKV, encoded by the coding sequence ATGAACGTCAGGACGATGAATCTTGCTCCACGGTCTGCCACCTTCTTCTCGCTCATTGTCCTAGTAGTTTTTGCTCTGGGCATCGTGGCGGTCATGCAAATGGGCAAGCTTCGAGAATCGGAACAAGATGTGGAGACTAATTGGATGGCGAGCATCCGTGAGATCGGCAAGATGCAGTCAGGTATCTTGCGCCTGCGTCTCGAAAGCATCCGCATCACCGTGACCACCGACGAACAACAGCGTCAAACCCGTATCGCCTCTTTGAGCGGCTATCGCAGCACACTGCATAACACCATCAGCAATTACGAGCCCTTGGTTATTGGGCCGGCAGAGCGTGAGCTCTACCAGCCAGTGGCCAGCGATGTGCAGCAGTATTTCAAGCTGTTGGATGAGCTGGAGCCGTTGCTGCGAAGCGGTGACAACGCCGCAGCCATCGTCCTCATCAATACTCGCATTAGCCCGATGACCAATACACTCCAGGACAAGCTTACAAAGTTAACGGACTTTAACGACGAGGGCGCCAAGCGTGCAGGCCTGGATGCAGCCTCGACATACAGCAACGGAGTATCGCTGGTGATCGGCCTGCTGGCGGTCACCGTGATACTCACCGTAGTGCTAGCTGCGGTGCTGACCCGCAGCATCACGTCTCCCATCAGCGAAGCCCTGGCCGTCGCCGAGCGCATTGCCGGCAGCGACCTGTCCCAGGAGATCGGGATAAGTGGCCGCGATGAGGCCGGTCGCCTGCTGGCCGCCCTTGCGAGAATGCAGAGCAACCTACGAGAAACCATCGCCCGTATCGCCGACTCGTCTACCCAACTAGCTTCGGCCTCGGAAGAAATGACCGCAGTGACCGAGGATGCCAGCCGCGGACTAGTGCGGCAGAACGATGAGGTCAATCAGGCCGCCACTGCAGTGACCGAAATGAGCGCCGCGGTGGACGAGGTGGCACGCAATGCCGAAGCCGCCGCGCAATCTTCCCGCGAGTCTATGGAATTCACCCGCTCGGGTATCGAGAATGTGGCACAGACACTAAAAGCCATCGAAAGCCTGGCCAGCAACGTGTCCAGCACTGGTGAGCAGGTCAAGGCCTTGTCCGGTAGGGCCCAGGACATCAGCAAGGTAGTCGAGGTGATTCGCGCGATTGCCGAGCAGACCAACCTGCTGGCGCTGAACGCGGCCATTGAAGCCGCCCGCGCCGGCGAGCAAGGCCGTGGCTTTGCCGTGGTGGCCGATGAAGTGCGGGCCCTGGCCCACCGCACCCAGCAGTCGACCCAGGAAATCGAACAGATGATCAGCGCGATTCAGGCCGACTCGACCCAGGCGGTGAGCGCCATGAACGTCAGCGCCCAGATGGCCAGCAGCTCAATCTCGGTGGCGCAGAACGCCGACCTTTCGCTCAAGCAGATCGCCGGGACCATCACCCAGATCAACGAGCGCAACCTGCTGATCGCCACCGCCTCAGAAGAGCAGGCGCAGGTGGCCCGCGAAGCCGACCAGAACCTGACCAGCATCCGCGAACTGTCGGTCCAGAGTTCGGCGGGCGCAAGTCAGACCGCCAGCGCCTGCGCTGAGATGGCCAACCTGGCGATTGAGTTGAATCACCTGGTGGCACGGTTCAAGGTA
- a CDS encoding glycoside hydrolase family 19 protein, translated as MPITEQQLLQILPNAGRQAGVFVPALNTAMNRYGIVGTARVAAFIAQVGHESGQLRYVREIWGPTAQQLTYEGRADLGNTVKGDGSKFRGRGLIQITGRANYSACGEALGLDLVNNPELLEQPQHAAMSAAWFWSTRGLNTLADQGDFAKITRRINGGLTGQDDRHALYEKALKVLA; from the coding sequence ATGCCGATCACTGAGCAGCAACTGCTTCAGATCCTCCCGAACGCCGGCCGCCAAGCCGGCGTTTTTGTTCCTGCACTGAACACCGCCATGAACCGCTACGGAATCGTGGGCACGGCGCGGGTCGCGGCATTCATCGCCCAAGTCGGGCATGAGTCCGGCCAGCTGCGCTACGTGCGCGAGATCTGGGGCCCCACGGCGCAGCAGCTCACGTACGAAGGTCGTGCCGATCTGGGCAACACTGTGAAGGGGGATGGTTCCAAGTTCCGTGGCCGGGGCCTGATCCAGATCACCGGCCGGGCAAACTACTCGGCGTGCGGCGAAGCCCTGGGCCTGGACCTGGTCAACAATCCGGAACTGCTCGAGCAGCCGCAGCACGCCGCGATGTCGGCTGCCTGGTTCTGGTCAACGCGCGGGCTGAACACGCTGGCGGATCAGGGCGACTTCGCGAAGATCACCCGGCGTATCAACGGCGGGCTCACCGGCCAGGACGATCGACATGCGCTGTACGAAAAGGCGCTGAAGGTGCTGGCGTGA